The genomic segment TATTGTGCAGCTTGAGTTTTTCCATGATTAAATCAAGTAACCTGATATAAGTTCATACATTGGCAAACATCTAGTTTTGACTGTATACCacaaaaggatggcacatgtaAATGAGGAAAACGATTACAGGGCATAGCAGTTAGCACTCCAATCAAAAGATCACAGTTCATTGTTCTGTTGGGGTTGGATTGTGCTCAAAGTATTCAAAAATCTCATTTGGGAAGTCCTTAAATAAGCCATTTGAAGTTGTAATTTGAGAATTTTCCTCCAATCCAAGAGTTGGCAACAACCCAGTCTCAAGCTTCTGGCTGCACACACATTCTGAACATTTATTCTCCTCGAACCCTTCCATAAAATTTGGACCAAAGGACTCTGGAACAAGGTCCTGGTACTCTGGGAACACTGGAAAGTCCATTAGTGGATCAGGGAGTAGAGGGAAGTTATACCCCGATGAAGACTCAAACGATGGTACTGTGTGAAGTGGGGTGGCCTCAACCTCAACTGCACTCAAGTAATCATTTTTCAACTGCGGATAGTTTGGCTTTATCAAATCTGGAAGGTTGATCATCTCGAACACATCAGTGTTTCCCATGTAGGAAGTAGGGTAAGAAAGGTTTTCCTCCACCTCATTTGAACTGCATGGAGGAGCCtgaaatacatatatattgatCACTCAATTCATGAATCAGCTATATTTTTATGTACTAAATCAAAGCATTTTATAAAAGATATGAAAACCTTGCTACTATAAAATTGTAGTCACATCGA from the Phaseolus vulgaris cultivar G19833 unplaced genomic scaffold, P. vulgaris v2.0 scaffold_1128, whole genome shotgun sequence genome contains:
- the LOC137817758 gene encoding uncharacterized protein; this translates as APPCSSNEVEENLSYPTSYMGNTDVFEMINLPDLIKPNYPQLKNDYLSAVEVEATPLHTVPSFESSSGYNFPLLPDPLMDFPVFPEYQDLVPESFGPNFMEGFEENKCSECVCSQKLETGLLPTLGLEENSQITTSNGLFKDFPNEIFEYFEHNPTPTEQ